Proteins found in one Terribacillus sp. DMT04 genomic segment:
- a CDS encoding beta-galactosidase, giving the protein MTNNKRNINVPFLLHGGDYNPDQWLKYPDVLKEDIQFMQAANTNTFSIGIFAWSALEPEEGVYTFEWLDKIFDDIHAFGGKVILATPSGARPAWLSQKYPDVLRVNAARVKQLHGGRHNHCFTSPAYLEKTQNMNRKLAERYGEHPALLLWHISNEYSGDCHCDRCQTAFREWLKERYDGGLDALNDAWWGPFWSHAFTNWEQVESPSPNGEDGVHGLRLDWRRFVTDQTIRFMENEMVPIRELTPDIPVTTNFMADTPDLIPFRGLDYQRFADKIDVISWDAYPTWHNDWETTAELAMKVGFIDDLYRTMKDQPFLLMENTPSMVNWHPVNKAKRPGMHILSSMQMIAHGSDSILYFQWRKSRGSTEKFHGAVVDHDRSPDNRVFREVAALGANMEKLACLAGAHRTAEVALLYDWENDWALEDAQGYGLDSKQYIKTMHAHYRPFWKRDIPVDVIGKTHNFQKYKLLVVPMLYMMENKTAEKLEKFVQAGGRLVMTYISGVADEHDLVHPGAWQEKLADIFGLRPAETDTLYPADRNSVEYKGKAYELKDYATVLKLHGAKAIGSYEKDFYAGTPAITEHAYGEGSAYYIGARLEDAFQEDFYEELLLKEHIVAPVRIKKEADVSVQVRFHAHTTFVFIMNFSESEKAIEMDQTYQDILQGGSLEGHYLLKPYEVKVLQF; this is encoded by the coding sequence ATGACAAACAACAAACGTAATATAAACGTACCATTTCTGCTTCATGGCGGAGATTATAATCCAGATCAATGGCTGAAATATCCTGATGTCTTAAAAGAAGATATTCAATTCATGCAAGCAGCAAACACGAATACATTTTCTATCGGTATATTTGCGTGGAGTGCTTTGGAACCGGAGGAAGGTGTGTACACGTTCGAATGGCTGGATAAGATTTTCGATGATATTCATGCTTTTGGTGGGAAGGTAATTCTGGCTACCCCAAGCGGAGCGCGTCCAGCGTGGTTGTCACAAAAGTATCCTGATGTTCTTCGGGTTAACGCAGCTCGAGTCAAGCAGCTGCATGGTGGCAGGCATAATCATTGCTTCACCTCTCCTGCTTATCTAGAAAAGACCCAAAACATGAATCGGAAACTAGCAGAAAGATACGGCGAGCATCCAGCGTTGCTGTTATGGCATATTTCCAATGAATACAGCGGTGATTGTCATTGTGATCGGTGTCAGACTGCTTTTCGTGAGTGGTTAAAAGAGCGCTACGATGGCGGTTTGGATGCGTTAAATGATGCGTGGTGGGGGCCGTTCTGGAGCCATGCCTTTACAAATTGGGAACAAGTAGAATCTCCATCACCGAATGGGGAGGATGGTGTCCATGGTTTGCGCTTGGATTGGCGGCGGTTCGTGACAGATCAGACGATCCGGTTCATGGAAAATGAGATGGTTCCGATTCGTGAGCTTACACCGGATATCCCGGTAACGACAAATTTTATGGCAGACACCCCAGATTTAATACCATTCCGTGGTCTGGATTATCAGCGATTTGCAGATAAAATTGATGTAATCAGCTGGGATGCGTATCCGACTTGGCATAACGATTGGGAAACAACAGCCGAACTGGCAATGAAGGTAGGGTTTATCGATGACTTGTACCGTACGATGAAAGATCAGCCGTTTCTTTTAATGGAGAACACACCGAGTATGGTCAACTGGCATCCGGTGAACAAAGCAAAGCGGCCTGGAATGCATATACTCTCCTCGATGCAAATGATTGCCCATGGATCGGATAGCATCTTATATTTTCAGTGGCGTAAATCACGTGGGTCAACGGAGAAATTCCATGGAGCTGTTGTCGATCATGATCGTTCGCCGGATAACCGTGTCTTCCGTGAAGTAGCAGCACTCGGCGCAAACATGGAAAAACTGGCGTGCTTAGCAGGTGCGCATCGGACGGCGGAAGTGGCTTTGCTTTATGATTGGGAAAACGATTGGGCGCTAGAGGATGCGCAAGGATATGGGTTGGATTCCAAGCAGTATATCAAGACGATGCATGCACATTATCGGCCATTTTGGAAACGTGATATCCCGGTAGATGTGATTGGAAAAACACACAATTTCCAAAAGTATAAGCTATTGGTTGTACCTATGCTTTATATGATGGAAAACAAGACTGCAGAAAAATTAGAGAAGTTTGTGCAAGCGGGCGGCCGACTCGTGATGACCTATATTAGCGGTGTGGCAGACGAGCATGACTTAGTGCACCCTGGTGCTTGGCAGGAAAAACTCGCAGATATCTTTGGATTGCGTCCTGCCGAAACAGACACGCTGTACCCGGCGGATCGCAACAGTGTAGAGTACAAAGGGAAGGCGTATGAATTAAAAGACTATGCCACTGTATTAAAACTTCATGGAGCAAAGGCAATTGGCAGCTATGAAAAAGACTTTTATGCAGGCACACCTGCTATCACCGAACATGCTTATGGAGAGGGCAGTGCTTATTATATTGGTGCTAGGCTGGAAGATGCATTTCAAGAGGATTTCTACGAGGAGTTGCTGTTAAAGGAGCATATCGTTGCGCCTGTTCGTATTAAGAAGGAAGCAGATGTCTCTGTCCAAGTCCGGTTTCATGCCCACACCACTTTTGTCTTTATCATGAACTTTAGTGAAAGTGAAAAAGCAATTGAAATGGATCAAACATATCAAGATATACTTCAAGGTGGCTCATTAGAAGGGCACTATTTGTTAAAACCATATGAAGTAAAAGTGCTTCAATTCTAA
- a CDS encoding aldose epimerase family protein, whose amino-acid sequence MIEKTPLQDDWTLYTVTNSSGMKLEVLNFGGIITSLEVPNKHGKSENIVLSYRNLEDYKDNPNYFGALIGRVAGRIEDAQFELNGKVYPLPANEGNHHLHGGPEGFHQVLWDVETFEHDRTNGLRLSYTSADGEGGYPGKLNVVVTYTLTEDNKFTILYEATTDQATPVTLTNHTYFNLSGGLKRSIAEQQAMVASSYFTELDEELISTGKLLDTEGSPFNLQSFRTLADIFSASHEQLRLAGEGIDHYFLFSNNEKPKAGLYDPASGRLMTIDSNQPGVVLYTSNGLDDTLELKERQSEKYLGICFETQAFPASLHHSGFPDIILQPEEKYEKETIFSFSIK is encoded by the coding sequence TTGATTGAAAAAACTCCATTACAAGATGATTGGACATTATATACAGTTACCAATTCAAGCGGCATGAAACTTGAAGTACTAAACTTCGGGGGTATTATTACTTCTTTAGAAGTTCCAAATAAGCATGGAAAGTCAGAGAATATCGTGCTAAGTTACCGCAATTTGGAGGATTACAAAGATAATCCGAATTACTTTGGCGCGCTTATCGGACGAGTAGCTGGTCGTATAGAAGATGCCCAATTTGAGTTGAATGGCAAGGTTTATCCACTGCCCGCAAACGAAGGCAATCACCATTTGCATGGCGGGCCGGAAGGGTTTCATCAAGTTCTTTGGGATGTAGAGACTTTCGAGCACGACCGAACGAATGGCCTCCGACTTTCCTACACAAGTGCGGATGGTGAAGGAGGCTACCCTGGTAAATTAAACGTAGTCGTCACGTACACATTGACTGAGGATAATAAGTTCACCATTCTTTATGAAGCGACGACTGATCAAGCTACACCTGTGACACTAACCAATCATACCTACTTCAACTTGAGCGGCGGCTTAAAAAGATCCATTGCAGAACAGCAAGCAATGGTTGCCAGCAGTTATTTCACAGAGCTAGATGAAGAGCTCATCTCTACAGGAAAGCTGTTGGATACGGAAGGCTCCCCCTTCAATTTGCAATCATTTAGAACGCTAGCCGATATTTTCAGTGCATCTCATGAACAGCTTCGGCTGGCTGGAGAAGGTATTGATCATTACTTTTTGTTCTCTAACAACGAGAAACCGAAAGCTGGCTTATATGATCCGGCAAGCGGCCGTCTAATGACAATCGACTCCAACCAACCGGGTGTTGTTTTGTACACGAGCAATGGTCTTGATGATACATTGGAATTAAAAGAACGCCAATCAGAGAAATATTTAGGAATATGCTTTGAAACGCAAGCTTTTCCTGCCAGCTTGCATCACAGCGGCTTTCCCGATATTATTCTGCAGCCAGAAGAGAAGTATGAGAAAGAAACTATCTTCTCTTTTTCTATTAAATAA
- a CDS encoding SDR family oxidoreductase, producing the protein MKPKDMMNGQTSTHQQDRQPGIEAKMDPLPNQPLDYKGAGRLEGKAALITGGDSGIGRAVAILYAKEGADVAISYLDETEDAEETKRLVEAEGKRCLLLPGDIKVEEHCINLVEKTVEEFGKINILVNNAAIQYVREDVLEISSEQFEEVFQVNFFSQFYLTKAAVRHMKAGDSIISTSSINAYRGNPMFMDYSATKGAITAWTRSIAQSLIKKGIRANSVAPGPVWTPLIPATIGEDKIEQFGQDSLMGRPGQPSEHAWPYVMLASDEASYMTGQAIHINGGSYTSS; encoded by the coding sequence ATGAAACCAAAAGATATGATGAATGGCCAAACTAGTACCCACCAGCAGGATCGTCAACCCGGGATAGAAGCGAAGATGGACCCATTGCCGAATCAGCCGCTCGACTATAAAGGTGCTGGCAGATTGGAAGGAAAAGCAGCCCTTATAACTGGCGGAGATTCTGGTATAGGCCGTGCAGTAGCGATCTTATATGCTAAGGAAGGTGCAGACGTTGCCATTTCCTACCTTGATGAAACGGAAGATGCAGAGGAAACGAAGCGACTTGTAGAAGCGGAAGGAAAACGCTGCTTGCTGCTGCCGGGAGATATTAAAGTTGAAGAGCATTGTATCAACTTAGTCGAAAAGACAGTTGAGGAATTTGGGAAGATTAATATTCTCGTAAACAATGCAGCAATTCAATATGTGAGAGAGGATGTTTTGGAGATTTCTTCTGAGCAATTTGAGGAAGTGTTCCAAGTCAATTTCTTCTCCCAATTTTATTTAACGAAAGCTGCCGTCCGTCATATGAAAGCTGGTGACTCGATTATAAGTACATCTTCTATTAATGCTTATCGCGGAAATCCAATGTTCATGGATTACTCTGCGACCAAAGGGGCAATTACAGCGTGGACACGCAGTATTGCACAAAGTCTTATCAAGAAAGGGATTCGCGCCAATTCGGTTGCGCCTGGACCGGTTTGGACACCGCTCATTCCAGCTACAATTGGCGAAGATAAAATTGAACAGTTTGGCCAAGACAGCTTAATGGGCCGTCCAGGTCAGCCATCTGAACATGCGTGGCCTTATGTGATGCTTGCTTCAGATGAAGCTTCTTATATGACAGGGCAAGCCATCCATATTAACGGCGGTTCTTACACATCATCTTAA
- a CDS encoding galactokinase, producing MTNIPNLTAEFQKIFQTTETPRRFFAPGRINLIGEHTDYNGGHVFPAAISYGTYALAAKRQDNLLRFYSINLNESGIITSTLEDLSYRDEDDWANYPKGMLLYLQQYADKMNAGMDILFYGNIPNGAGLSSSASIELVTGVLADHMYDIGIDRIPLVQIGQRVENDYIGVNSGIMDQFAVGMGKQGHAILLDCQSLDYQHAPVDLTEHVILIANTNKQRALSGSKYNERRSQCEAALRDLQQQLSIQSLGELTPEAFEQHYTLISNPTHIKRARHAVYENNRTIEALKRLQKHDLTAFGELMNESHRSLRDDYEVTGKELDALVEAAWSQQGVLGARMTGAGFGGCAIALVEKDKADAIQAGIQQRYEEEIGYKATFYTATIGDGAKELA from the coding sequence ATGACGAATATCCCTAATTTGACAGCTGAGTTCCAGAAGATCTTCCAAACAACAGAAACACCTCGCCGCTTCTTCGCTCCGGGCAGGATCAACTTAATTGGTGAGCATACGGATTACAATGGCGGTCATGTCTTCCCCGCAGCCATTTCCTATGGTACGTATGCTCTAGCAGCTAAACGCCAAGATAACTTACTGCGATTTTATAGTATCAACCTCAATGAAAGCGGTATCATAACTTCTACTTTAGAAGATCTCAGCTATCGTGACGAAGATGACTGGGCGAACTATCCAAAAGGCATGCTGCTTTACTTACAGCAATATGCTGACAAAATGAATGCTGGCATGGATATTCTTTTTTACGGAAATATACCGAACGGCGCAGGCCTCTCCTCTTCTGCTTCTATTGAACTTGTAACCGGCGTCCTGGCGGATCACATGTATGACATTGGGATTGACCGAATTCCACTCGTTCAGATTGGGCAGCGCGTTGAAAACGACTATATTGGCGTGAATAGCGGGATAATGGATCAATTCGCAGTCGGCATGGGTAAACAGGGGCACGCTATACTGCTAGACTGTCAATCGTTAGATTACCAGCATGCCCCAGTAGATTTAACCGAGCACGTCATCTTGATAGCGAATACGAATAAACAGCGGGCACTATCAGGTTCGAAGTATAACGAACGCCGCTCCCAATGCGAAGCAGCACTGCGAGATTTGCAGCAGCAATTGTCTATTCAAAGTCTCGGAGAACTTACACCAGAAGCATTTGAACAGCATTATACACTGATTAGCAATCCAACCCACATAAAGCGCGCCCGTCATGCCGTTTATGAAAACAATCGAACAATCGAGGCCTTGAAGCGGCTGCAGAAGCATGACTTGACCGCTTTCGGGGAATTGATGAATGAGTCGCACCGTTCATTGCGGGATGATTATGAAGTAACTGGTAAGGAACTAGATGCACTTGTGGAGGCTGCCTGGTCACAACAAGGTGTTCTTGGAGCCCGCATGACAGGTGCCGGATTTGGCGGCTGCGCCATTGCGCTTGTTGAAAAAGACAAAGCAGACGCTATCCAGGCAGGGATTCAACAGCGTTATGAAGAAGAAATCGGATATAAAGCAACTTTCTATACGGCAACAATTGGTGATGGCGCTAAAGAACTAGCATAA
- the mmuP gene encoding S-methylmethionine permease: MTSKRNFKRHMQTRHLIMLSLGGVIGTGLFLSSGYTIQQAGPFGTVLAYLIGALVVYLVMLCLGELAVHMPETGAFHSYAHTYIGPATGYVVAWLYWLTWTVALGSEFTAAGLLMQRWFPEINVWIWSALFAGLVFFLNSVAVRFFAESEFWFSFVKVAAIILFILIGTAAIFGIIPMHDTETAPLFTNFTDAGLLPNGAFAILLTMLAVNFAFSGTELIGIASGETEDPQKTVPKAIRTTVIRLVIFFVGTIIVLSALLPFQEAGVLESPFVTVLSRVGIPYAADVMNFVILTAILSAANSGLYASSRMLWSLGDKKLIPQYFAKLSKQGIPLRATVWSMGGGALALLSSIIAPETIYLVLVSVSGLAVVAVWMSIALSQFFFRRRFRKAGHADKELGYRTPWYPVVPITAFLLCLASVIGIAFDPTQVIALYCTIPFVLFCYAAYYITEYTKKRRQRHAKQSDSTTAEQA; the protein is encoded by the coding sequence ATGACATCGAAACGAAATTTTAAACGACACATGCAGACGCGTCATCTTATTATGCTTTCACTCGGTGGTGTCATTGGGACAGGGTTGTTTTTAAGCTCTGGTTATACAATTCAACAAGCTGGTCCTTTTGGAACGGTGCTAGCCTATTTAATTGGAGCGTTAGTTGTTTACCTCGTTATGCTTTGCTTAGGCGAACTTGCTGTACATATGCCTGAAACAGGAGCATTTCACAGCTATGCACATACATACATAGGACCAGCAACAGGATATGTTGTTGCATGGCTGTACTGGCTGACGTGGACAGTAGCTTTAGGCTCAGAGTTTACAGCTGCCGGACTGCTTATGCAGCGCTGGTTTCCAGAGATCAATGTATGGATTTGGAGTGCGCTGTTTGCTGGTTTAGTTTTCTTTTTAAATAGTGTTGCCGTGCGCTTTTTTGCTGAATCGGAGTTTTGGTTCTCATTCGTAAAAGTAGCTGCTATTATTCTTTTTATCTTAATTGGCACAGCTGCCATTTTCGGAATTATCCCGATGCACGATACAGAAACGGCACCATTGTTTACGAACTTTACGGATGCTGGATTGCTGCCTAATGGAGCTTTTGCCATTCTTTTGACAATGTTGGCAGTTAATTTTGCTTTTTCTGGTACCGAGTTAATTGGTATTGCATCAGGAGAGACAGAAGATCCGCAGAAAACCGTGCCAAAAGCAATTCGTACCACAGTCATCAGACTGGTTATCTTCTTTGTCGGGACCATTATAGTGCTATCCGCCTTGCTTCCTTTTCAAGAAGCCGGTGTGCTGGAAAGTCCCTTTGTAACGGTGCTGTCACGCGTTGGGATACCATATGCTGCGGATGTGATGAACTTTGTTATTTTAACAGCAATCCTTTCGGCTGCGAATTCAGGGCTATATGCTTCGAGCAGAATGCTGTGGTCATTGGGAGATAAAAAGCTTATTCCGCAGTACTTTGCCAAGCTTTCTAAACAGGGTATCCCGCTGCGCGCGACTGTCTGGAGCATGGGAGGGGGAGCACTCGCTTTACTGTCGAGTATCATTGCGCCGGAAACTATTTATCTTGTTTTAGTATCTGTTTCTGGTCTTGCGGTTGTAGCCGTATGGATGAGTATTGCTTTATCTCAATTTTTCTTCCGGCGCCGTTTTCGCAAAGCGGGGCATGCGGACAAAGAACTTGGCTACCGAACGCCATGGTATCCAGTTGTGCCGATTACAGCTTTCTTGTTATGCCTGGCGTCTGTTATCGGTATCGCATTTGATCCTACTCAAGTGATTGCCTTGTATTGTACAATCCCATTCGTGCTATTTTGTTACGCTGCTTATTATATTACCGAATATACAAAGAAGAGGAGACAACGTCATGCCAAGCAATCCGATTCAACAACTGCTGAACAAGCATAA
- a CDS encoding CynX/NimT family MFS transporter, giving the protein MKKSTVIWLGIALFAAALNLRPAINSISPLIETIQSELHMNASSASLLTSIPVLCMGVFSPVAAKLANRFSLEYVIAWSLGVIGIGTVIRLFSHTSSFLLMTAFLAGIGIAAAGPLLSGYIKKYFPHNSAFMISIYTAALAVGAGFASGGVAPIQRLFDSWQIALASWSLLALLAIVIWVLVVLPQKKNDRAVQTFGGAEKLPWNQWNAWLLTFSFGGMAFIFYSLTAWLPPIVENMGYSKTYAANLLVIFMILQVPANLAVPYLLNKIPSRLFWLVLAAIFEMIGFGMILFSLMPWLAACFIGLGAGGLFAMNMLLPIDVTSTHQAAASWSAMVQAIGYIIGSFGPIILGAVNDMTGSFSYSIFVLIAVNLLMIVMQVFSVKRNFHSLKKSS; this is encoded by the coding sequence GTGAAGAAATCAACAGTCATTTGGTTAGGCATTGCTTTGTTTGCGGCGGCGTTAAATCTTCGGCCTGCCATTAACTCTATCTCTCCGCTCATCGAAACGATTCAATCTGAGTTACATATGAATGCATCTAGCGCAAGCCTGCTCACCTCCATACCCGTTTTATGTATGGGCGTCTTCTCACCTGTGGCAGCAAAGCTAGCCAATCGGTTCTCGCTTGAATATGTTATTGCCTGGTCATTAGGTGTTATTGGCATTGGTACGGTAATCCGCTTATTTTCTCATACTTCCTCATTTCTGCTCATGACAGCTTTTTTAGCAGGAATAGGTATTGCTGCAGCTGGCCCGCTTCTTTCCGGTTATATAAAGAAGTATTTCCCTCACAATAGCGCATTTATGATCAGCATTTATACGGCAGCATTGGCAGTGGGTGCAGGTTTCGCTTCCGGCGGTGTAGCACCTATTCAGCGTCTATTTGACTCATGGCAAATTGCGCTGGCATCCTGGTCCTTGCTGGCATTGCTTGCAATTGTAATCTGGGTTTTAGTGGTACTGCCTCAGAAAAAAAATGATCGTGCTGTCCAGACTTTCGGCGGTGCTGAGAAGTTACCGTGGAATCAGTGGAATGCATGGCTGCTCACCTTTTCTTTCGGCGGTATGGCTTTCATCTTTTATTCTTTGACCGCCTGGCTGCCCCCTATTGTTGAGAATATGGGCTACAGCAAGACCTATGCAGCCAATCTGCTTGTTATTTTCATGATTCTGCAGGTTCCTGCTAATCTAGCAGTACCTTACTTACTAAACAAAATTCCGAGCCGTTTGTTCTGGCTTGTACTGGCGGCTATTTTTGAAATGATTGGCTTTGGCATGATTTTATTCTCCTTGATGCCTTGGCTGGCCGCATGCTTTATTGGTCTCGGTGCAGGCGGACTGTTCGCGATGAACATGCTCCTTCCCATCGACGTAACCTCCACGCATCAAGCAGCTGCTTCTTGGTCAGCGATGGTGCAGGCTATAGGTTATATTATTGGTTCGTTCGGTCCAATAATTTTAGGCGCGGTAAATGATATGACCGGCAGCTTCTCTTACTCAATTTTCGTTTTGATTGCTGTCAATCTGCTCATGATTGTCATGCAAGTGTTTTCGGTTAAACGAAACTTTCATAGTTTAAAAAAATCCTCTTAA
- the galT gene encoding UDP-glucose--hexose-1-phosphate uridylyltransferase, translating into MIYSDIEALLEQTCQEGLIKERDKTYVRNQVIHLLGMDNYPMHKILTSEGSIPDLVDRIIDYAVNEEIIDNVLDEKEMLAASLMDCFMPRPSTVQTLFDHYYDESPEKATNYFYNLSKNSNYIQMNRIKKNISYKAQTKYGEMDITINLSKPEKDPEQIKRERMIKQDVSYPACVLCKENEGYAGRIGYPARSNHRLIELSLQDETWYLQYSPYVYYEEHSIVLSEEHRDMKINEEAFARLLEFVEQFPHYFIGSNADLPIVGGSILSHDHYQAGRYTFAMTNAEEKYTFSIHAHPEVKAAVLNWPLSVIRLQASDKEKLTAAAESIYSFWYNYDDSNAEILAYTDKTRHNTITPIARKRDDLYEIDLVLRNNRTSATHPLGIFHPHADVHHIKKENIGLIEVMGLAVLPPRLKEELETIYKFLAGEVEEVDPAQQDWAQELRDKHGFLHNLEYAEEVVRKELGEKFVRVLEDAGVFKDDETFQRFITKLNQKVVSN; encoded by the coding sequence ATGATTTATTCAGATATCGAAGCTTTATTGGAACAAACATGTCAAGAAGGTTTAATCAAGGAACGAGATAAAACGTATGTACGTAACCAAGTGATTCACTTGCTCGGAATGGACAATTACCCAATGCATAAAATACTGACGAGCGAAGGATCTATACCTGATTTAGTTGATCGCATAATAGATTACGCTGTTAATGAAGAAATCATTGATAATGTACTAGATGAGAAGGAGATGCTTGCTGCATCCTTAATGGATTGCTTTATGCCTCGTCCTTCTACTGTTCAGACACTATTTGATCACTATTATGACGAATCACCTGAAAAAGCAACCAACTATTTCTATAATCTAAGTAAGAACAGCAACTACATTCAAATGAATCGAATCAAGAAAAACATTTCTTATAAAGCGCAAACAAAATACGGAGAGATGGATATTACCATTAATTTATCCAAACCCGAGAAAGATCCAGAACAAATCAAACGCGAACGAATGATAAAACAAGACGTTTCGTATCCTGCTTGTGTGCTGTGTAAGGAGAATGAGGGCTACGCGGGGAGAATCGGCTACCCTGCACGTTCTAACCACAGACTCATTGAACTCTCCTTGCAAGATGAAACGTGGTACCTCCAGTACTCTCCTTACGTGTACTATGAAGAGCACAGCATTGTGCTGTCAGAGGAACACCGCGACATGAAGATAAATGAAGAAGCATTTGCCAGATTGCTCGAGTTTGTCGAACAGTTTCCCCACTACTTTATTGGTTCTAACGCAGATTTGCCTATTGTGGGAGGTTCTATATTATCGCATGACCACTACCAAGCTGGGCGATATACATTTGCTATGACAAATGCAGAAGAAAAGTACACATTTTCTATACACGCCCACCCTGAAGTGAAAGCTGCCGTACTCAATTGGCCGCTCTCTGTCATTCGGCTGCAAGCGAGTGACAAAGAAAAGCTGACTGCAGCTGCTGAGAGTATTTACTCGTTTTGGTATAACTACGATGATTCCAATGCAGAGATTCTCGCTTACACAGATAAAACACGCCATAACACGATTACACCGATTGCAAGGAAGCGTGATGATTTGTATGAAATAGATCTTGTTTTACGCAACAACCGAACGTCCGCTACGCATCCGCTTGGTATCTTCCATCCACATGCAGATGTTCATCATATCAAAAAAGAAAATATTGGCCTGATTGAAGTGATGGGACTAGCGGTACTTCCTCCCCGGCTCAAGGAAGAGCTGGAGACAATTTATAAATTCTTAGCTGGCGAAGTGGAGGAAGTAGATCCTGCCCAACAGGACTGGGCGCAAGAACTGCGCGATAAGCATGGTTTTCTGCACAACCTGGAATACGCAGAAGAAGTAGTTCGCAAAGAGTTAGGTGAGAAATTCGTCCGAGTGCTTGAGGACGCTGGTGTTTTCAAAGATGATGAAACCTTCCAGCGCTTTATTACGAAACTAAATCAGAAAGTGGTGTCGAATTGA
- the mmuM gene encoding homocysteine S-methyltransferase, which produces MPSNPIQQLLNKHKVMILDGALGTELERQGCNLEDPLWSARILLEQPELIRQTHLNYFRAGADCAITSSYQASVEGFQSRGLEEEEALNLIGKTVKLAAEAREIYSQEAKVPNQVLPLVAGSVGPYGAFLADGSEYRGDYQVSDKVLKDFHKPRMQALLEAGADLLAFETIPSLQEAEILIDLLKEYPNSSAWLTFTHQDAHHISDGTPLNRCAELAASSDQIAAIGLNCAPISVVTDAVKELRKHTLKPIIVYPNSGEQYDAVSKTWSGTEGLETLAGCSSEWYKAGAQIIGGCCRTTPQQIQHLTKQWR; this is translated from the coding sequence ATGCCAAGCAATCCGATTCAACAACTGCTGAACAAGCATAAAGTAATGATTCTTGATGGTGCATTAGGAACAGAATTAGAAAGACAAGGATGCAATCTAGAGGATCCCTTATGGTCAGCACGCATTCTTTTGGAGCAGCCAGAATTGATTCGCCAAACACACTTGAACTATTTCCGAGCTGGTGCCGATTGTGCCATCACTTCCAGCTATCAAGCTTCTGTTGAGGGTTTCCAGTCTCGGGGGCTGGAGGAGGAAGAAGCGCTGAACTTGATTGGAAAAACAGTTAAGTTAGCAGCAGAAGCAAGAGAGATTTATAGCCAAGAAGCAAAAGTTCCTAATCAAGTGTTACCGCTCGTTGCAGGATCTGTGGGTCCATATGGCGCCTTTTTGGCAGACGGTTCGGAATATCGAGGAGATTATCAAGTATCCGATAAGGTACTGAAAGATTTTCATAAACCGCGTATGCAAGCTTTGCTGGAAGCTGGCGCCGATCTGCTGGCTTTTGAAACAATTCCATCGTTACAAGAAGCGGAAATCTTAATTGATTTGCTAAAAGAATATCCGAATTCTTCCGCGTGGCTTACGTTTACGCATCAGGATGCGCATCATATTAGTGATGGAACTCCTCTTAACCGCTGTGCAGAATTGGCGGCTAGCAGTGACCAGATTGCAGCAATTGGATTAAACTGTGCGCCAATTTCGGTAGTGACAGACGCTGTGAAAGAACTAAGAAAACATACATTAAAACCTATCATTGTTTATCCAAACTCAGGTGAACAGTATGATGCAGTGTCTAAAACATGGTCAGGTACAGAGGGATTGGAAACACTGGCTGGCTGCTCTTCGGAATGGTATAAAGCTGGTGCGCAAATTATTGGTGGGTGCTGCCGCACGACGCCGCAGCAGATTCAGCACTTGACCAAGCAATGGCGTTAG